A stretch of DNA from Vanrija pseudolonga chromosome 6, complete sequence:
GCTTGTTGAGGCACTTTTGGATGACATGATTTCCGTTGAGATCTTTGATGAGGGCCACAACATTGACGCTGAGGGCGTAGATGAGGGTGCGAATCTGCTTGGGCTGAcggggctgggcgaggaagTCGACCATCTTCTGGACGGCACGCGTGCCGTGCATGTTGAGCGAGATGCCGACTAAGTCGTTGGAGACCGAGTCAATGATAGCCGAACGCTGCTCCTCGGTCGCAtgctcgagcagcttctGGCAGAGGTAGTTGCCAAAGGGGTCGATCATGAGCTCGGGGAAGTGGCCGTACGTCTCACGGAAGATCATGTCGCGGTGGGTCGGgtcaccctcctcgagcttcttctgGAGGTAGCGGCAGCCGTGCTGGTCCTTGCACAGGCTGAGGATCTCGCCCTGaaggtcctcgaggcgcaTGCCCGAGAAGCGGTTGAACTCGCGATCAGCCTCGGCACGCTTGTTCTTGAGGCCAATCATGCCGGCGGGGTAGAGTGCGCCCGAACCAAAGTTGTCATCCTCAAAGCCGTACGAGTCGTAGCCCTGGGGGATGAAGGCGTTGGCACCGGCTGCGTTGGCAGGCAGGCCCATGGACGAGTAGAGCGGGTCAGCACCGTAGGGGCGGGGGTTGTCGTTGAGGCCGCCAAAGccaccgccgttgccgctgccaacaccaccagcaccaccgccagggccgccgccgaccttggAGCCGAATGCACGGGCAAGGTCCGGGTTCGAGAAGCCACGCTGGGCCTGGGTGAAGGCACCGTCGCCAATCGGGCTGGTGCCCGTGCGCTTCCCACCAGGGATGGCACCACCAGAGGCGGGGCCAAGGCCGAAGGGAGTGCCAGGAACCGACTTGCTGGGGAGAGCAGGCAGGCTGGCAATGCTGTCGGCGAGGCCAGTGGGCGAGTTGCGGCTGTTCAGGATGGGGTCGCGAGGAGCCTCGTCACCAGAGCCCATGAGCGAGTTGGACGCCAGGGGCGAACGCGAGGGAGCGTTCGGGAAGGGCGACCAGTCCGACGACTTGAGCGAAGTGTCGAATGGCCTCGAGCCGAaagcgcgcgacgaggcctgGGGAAgaggcgcgaggtcgagggccgCCGACGAAGCCGAGAGGTGCTTGTCCTTGGCAAGACCGGGgaacgggtcgtcgtcgttgatgGCAAGGTAGCTCACGGATTCTAAGATTGTcagagcgccgccgcgaatTGCAACCGGAGTCAACCTACTCTGAGCACCCTCAGCTCcaacatcgtcgtcgtcggcccagtCCTTCTTTCCAGACTCGAGGACGCTCAAGCTGAGCTTCTCCATGCCAAAGGTCGCTCCGCCGTAGCCGCTCGTCCGCCTGCTCGAAGGCATGCTTTTGGCCCCGTTGACCTCGCGGCCCTGGCCGATCGGAGCGGGGGCGCCTGCGCCAGGGGCACGATCGCCCGGCGTGCCAGCGGCGTTGCGCGCACCGAGCGGAGAGGTGGGCGCAGAGGCCGGCTCGGTGATGACGACACCGTTGCTGTTGAGCAAgagctcgtcggcacgcTGGTCAGCATCGAGCTTGGCCATCTGAGCTGCGAGCaacgcgcgctgctcgtcacgctcctggcgcttcttctcgagggcctgcacgtcggcgacagcATCGGGAGACGAAGCAGCCGAACGGGCCTGCATCGGGGTCAGCATCAAAGCCCGTTGTGGTTGTTGGAGGAAAAGTCAACTCACAGCAACACCGTTTACCTGAACATCAACCGACTTGAAGCCATTgatgtcggcgccgttgggCTTGGTAGGCGAGGCAGAAGTCATGCTCTATCGGTTGGGTAACAACGATTAGAAGGATCCGCGACTGGGCCTTGTTAGTTGGTGTCATTTGATCCAAGTGTCGCCACTACGGGAGTCGCGGCGAGACACGCACGTCCAACCTCTAAAGGATCCAGGCAGATTCAACAGTTTACCACTGTTGATGCTCTTTTTTTGTTCGGGTCGTGGCCAGTCGTCACTCGAGGTCTGTtgggtgtggtgtgatgCAGGTGTGGAGTGGAGGAGTCGAAGAGGAAATGTGGAAAGGGGAAAAGGgagaggtcgacggcgagtgaTCGGAatggcgtggtggtggtggtgcagcgtacgacgaggtcgacgaaaAAGAGGTAATGTGTCAGCACCAAACCAGAAGAGTCTTTTGCACGGGTAAGGATGCGATGTGTCGACTGCGATGCGGCGACCTGACACGCCTGTGGTTTTTTTGTTGCGGGGAGCCAGAGTAAAACTCACGAGTGTTGGACTTGGGTGTTTCAGTGAGGTGAGAGGCGCGAAGAAAAACCGGGTTTGATGGGGCGAGAATCCGTGCGGTCGCTAAAAGCTACAACAAGGTTTTTCGAGTCTACCgggttcgtcgtcgtcggcgtcgtcggcggcgtctttgtcgacgagcggagaggagagggggagggaaggagaaggaggaggggtTTTTTGGTGTTTGTCTTTGTGGTTGGAGGGCGATGGAAGGTGGATAGAAATTTGAtgtccgcgacgacgacggggggtgcacgaggcgaggaggcgaaCGGGGGGGGGCGGAGTgatggtggggtggggtgtaGCAGCAAGTAGTGGCTAGCGGTGgttggcggcgcgtgggTGGGCCGGCCAGGCTGGTGCCGCACCAACCGTCTGCTTGCCGCGAACCAGGTCCAAGGCAACCTTCAGCGGCAATGGCAGAACTACACGGAATCAATTTCTCCTACCCAGCAGTGCTTGC
This window harbors:
- the SPAC6G9.14 gene encoding Pumilio domain-containing protein, which produces MTSASPTKPNGADINGFKSVDVQVNGVAARSAASSPDAVADVQALEKKRQERDEQRALLAAQMAKLDADQRADELLLNSNGVVITEPASAPTSPLGARNAAGTPGDRAPGAGAPAPIGQGREVNGAKSMPSSRRTSGYGGATFGMEKLSLSVLESGKKDWADDDDVGAEGAQSRLTPVAIRGGALTILESVSYLAINDDDPFPGLAKDKHLSASSAALDLAPLPQASSRAFGSRPFDTSLKSSDWSPFPNAPSRSPLASNSLMGSGDEAPRDPILNSRNSPTGLADSIASLPALPSKSVPGTPFGLGPASGGAIPGGKRTGTSPIGDGAFTQAQRGFSNPDLARAFGSKVGGGPGGGAGGVGSGNGGGFGGLNDNPRPYGADPLYSSMGLPANAAGANAFIPQGYDSYGFEDDNFGSGALYPAGMIGLKNKRAEADREFNRFSGMRLEDLQGEILSLCKDQHGCRYLQKKLEEGDPTHRDMIFRETYGHFPELMIDPFGNYLCQKLLEHATEEQRSAIIDSVSNDLVGISLNMHGTRAVQKMVDFLAQPRQPKQIRTLIYALSVNVVALIKDLNGNHVIQKCLNKLIPEDNQFIYNAIAQNLIEVATHRHGCCVLQRSIDHASPAQRLQLVTEIIFNSLYLVQDPFGNYVIQYILDLNDARFSEPLIRTFIGNVCSLSVQKFSSNVVEKCIRVADPEIRKVLVSEVLNRSRLEKLLRDSYGNYVIQTILDYCEIGQRMVLVECIRPILPSIRNTPYGKRIQSKLQREDASFNYGGGAGGGGGGGATGAGGYGGGRGGYGNRNPGAGGYHPRHIGRPQLQHINALTEVYGAAGGPFMGPGGYGRGGAGGGQGPHVSGGVGSGAPFHGREIHNHSGMSYHAPGPDGQPWLHLRGPSGQPAPNWNTSGSHIDPLPATAPSDSDSALVAAAAAAAAAERSGAGQGLPLWQDPNAGYMYAANGGHGQLPQLM